The Paracholeplasma brassicae genome contains a region encoding:
- the der gene encoding ribosome biogenesis GTPase Der: MPFTVAIVGRPNVGKSSLFNRLVGTRLSITDDAPGVTRDRIYARAEWLTKTFAVIDTGGIEIGDAPFLEQIKQQALVAINEADLIVFVVDSRSGLTDDDNVISKMLYQTDKKVIVAVNKVDNVDLKNSIYEFYALGFGDPIAISSNHGIGIGELLDQIVAEMPEDNKMLEDDDIIKLAVIGYPNVGKSSLTNAILGQERVIVSEIAGTTRDAVDTPFKKDGKEYIIIDTAGIKKRGQVYESTEKYSVLRAVSAIERSDVGLVVLDGSRDLIAQDKHVAGYIQDYARAAVIVVNKWDAVEKDEKTMKKLTDHIYDEFKFLTFAEVCFVSAKENKRISTIFESVERAYENFNKRIPTNIINDVLLDAVSMNPPATFNQGKAKFSYVTQVSTKPPTFVIFVNDPSFVHFSYLRYLENQFRKSFDFTGTPIKLILRKKD, from the coding sequence ATGCCATTTACGGTAGCGATTGTCGGACGTCCAAACGTCGGGAAATCAAGTTTATTTAATCGCTTGGTTGGCACGAGACTGTCCATCACAGATGACGCCCCAGGTGTCACAAGAGATCGCATTTATGCGAGAGCTGAATGGCTAACAAAAACCTTTGCTGTAATCGACACAGGGGGCATCGAAATAGGCGATGCTCCCTTTTTAGAACAGATTAAACAGCAAGCGTTAGTGGCCATTAATGAAGCAGATTTGATCGTTTTCGTTGTTGACTCAAGATCAGGGTTAACGGATGACGATAACGTGATTTCAAAAATGCTATATCAAACAGATAAGAAAGTAATAGTTGCTGTAAATAAAGTTGATAACGTTGACTTGAAAAACAGTATTTATGAATTTTACGCACTTGGATTTGGTGATCCAATTGCAATCAGTAGTAATCACGGGATTGGTATTGGTGAATTGCTAGATCAAATTGTTGCAGAAATGCCTGAGGACAATAAGATGCTTGAGGATGATGACATCATCAAACTTGCCGTTATTGGATATCCTAACGTCGGTAAATCTAGTTTAACGAATGCGATTTTAGGTCAAGAACGTGTCATCGTAAGTGAAATTGCCGGTACGACCCGGGATGCCGTTGATACACCATTTAAAAAAGACGGTAAAGAATATATCATTATCGATACAGCAGGTATTAAAAAACGTGGTCAAGTTTACGAAAGCACTGAAAAATACAGTGTATTAAGAGCTGTCTCAGCGATTGAACGCTCAGACGTTGGACTTGTTGTGCTTGATGGATCAAGGGATTTGATTGCTCAAGATAAACACGTTGCAGGTTATATACAAGATTATGCAAGAGCGGCAGTTATTGTTGTCAATAAGTGGGACGCTGTTGAAAAAGATGAAAAAACGATGAAGAAACTAACGGATCATATTTATGATGAGTTTAAGTTCTTAACGTTTGCCGAAGTTTGTTTTGTTTCTGCTAAGGAAAATAAACGAATTTCAACCATCTTTGAATCCGTTGAACGTGCGTATGAAAACTTTAATAAGCGTATTCCGACGAACATCATTAATGATGTCTTGTTAGATGCGGTTTCAATGAATCCGCCAGCAACCTTTAATCAAGGAAAAGCGAAATTTTCATACGTTACACAAGTATCAACAAAACCACCGACGTTTGTTATCTTCGTAAATGACCCATCATTTGTACACTTTTCTTATTTACGTTACCTAGAAAATCAATTTAGAAAATCATTTGATTTTACAGGCACGCCGATTAA
- the cmk gene encoding (d)CMP kinase has translation MPGFKVAIDGPAGSGKSTISKKIAEKLNLTHIDTGAMYRAITYLALEKGINLDDESEYEFVSKVKIEYKNEKIYANGIDVTTKIRDDKVTKNVSKVSSFPYVRRTLVSIQQEAAKNIDVIMDGRDIGTVVLPNADLKIFLTAHVKERAKRRLKDKEVNNVTQDIEQLAKELQERDLKDSTRKESPLVVATDAIVIDTTNFTIEDTIERITNEILKRRITMEELQMKDVKFQTLKVRDKVEGTVFKVEDNVIYLTLENFEEGRMFVEFYGKNITSFKDVVKEGDKVTAIITKMNDEPSYILLSRLPLLKDESFKVIEDAYKDNKTIETKITKVDEKGLHLKYEGFDIFLPYGLLDRELVESKDTLKGQTLEVHLIEVKNGKRPRLIASRKQIFEARRQQELEERQNARKEEIDQINTGDVLKGTIERIEPHAATVRFNHVAGLLRISQIQHRRIEDINEVIKLGDEIEVKVIKKEGMRLDLSHKALLPTPFEAFSEEHKKGSAVKGAVVQKLPFGLIIELEEGVRGLLHQSEYSWNPNDNFANFVKIGDVVESAVLLVDVKKKKISLSRKALFDNPWKNVSFKRGENVEVKVIEIITDKGMNVEAKGVVGFIPVSELSTERVNKIEDLFAVGDTMQARVIDVNPKEWYLKLSVKQIAEDSLRSEYEQYLTHDEEATTTIGDLFENLLTEKDKK, from the coding sequence ATGCCAGGATTTAAAGTTGCAATTGACGGACCAGCTGGCAGCGGGAAGTCAACGATAAGTAAAAAAATAGCCGAAAAGCTAAATTTAACACATATTGATACTGGCGCAATGTACCGTGCCATCACGTATTTAGCCTTAGAAAAAGGCATTAATTTAGACGATGAATCCGAATATGAATTTGTTAGCAAAGTTAAAATTGAATATAAGAACGAAAAAATCTATGCAAATGGAATTGACGTCACTACGAAAATCAGGGATGATAAAGTAACGAAAAATGTTTCTAAAGTATCAAGCTTTCCATACGTTAGACGTACACTCGTTAGTATTCAACAAGAGGCTGCTAAAAATATTGATGTTATCATGGATGGTAGAGATATCGGAACCGTTGTTCTGCCAAACGCAGATTTAAAGATTTTCTTAACGGCTCATGTTAAAGAAAGAGCCAAAAGACGTCTTAAAGATAAAGAAGTTAACAATGTCACACAAGACATTGAACAATTAGCTAAAGAATTACAAGAACGTGATTTAAAAGATTCAACACGTAAGGAATCACCACTTGTTGTAGCAACAGATGCAATTGTCATTGACACAACAAATTTTACAATAGAGGATACGATTGAGCGTATCACAAACGAAATATTGAAAAGGAGAATTACCATGGAAGAACTACAAATGAAGGACGTTAAGTTTCAAACACTAAAGGTGCGTGATAAAGTAGAGGGAACGGTTTTCAAAGTTGAAGACAACGTTATCTATTTGACACTCGAAAACTTTGAAGAAGGCAGAATGTTCGTAGAGTTTTACGGTAAGAATATTACCTCTTTTAAAGATGTAGTGAAAGAAGGAGACAAAGTAACTGCAATCATCACAAAAATGAATGATGAACCTTCTTATATTTTATTAAGTCGTTTACCATTACTAAAAGACGAAAGTTTCAAAGTAATCGAAGATGCTTACAAAGACAACAAAACAATTGAAACAAAAATTACTAAAGTAGACGAAAAAGGCCTTCATTTAAAATACGAAGGATTTGACATATTCTTACCATATGGCTTACTTGATCGTGAACTTGTAGAAAGTAAAGACACATTAAAGGGTCAAACACTTGAAGTTCATTTAATCGAAGTGAAAAATGGAAAGAGACCACGTTTGATTGCCTCAAGAAAGCAAATTTTTGAAGCAAGACGTCAACAAGAACTAGAAGAAAGACAAAATGCACGTAAAGAAGAAATCGATCAAATCAACACAGGCGATGTGTTAAAAGGAACGATTGAACGCATTGAACCACATGCGGCAACCGTTAGATTTAACCACGTTGCAGGGTTGCTTCGTATTTCACAAATTCAACACAGACGTATTGAAGACATCAACGAAGTAATTAAACTTGGTGATGAAATCGAAGTCAAAGTAATTAAAAAAGAAGGCATGAGATTAGATTTATCTCATAAAGCGTTACTGCCAACACCGTTTGAAGCTTTTTCAGAAGAGCATAAAAAAGGTAGTGCGGTTAAAGGTGCCGTGGTTCAAAAACTGCCATTTGGTTTAATCATTGAATTAGAAGAAGGTGTTCGTGGTTTATTACACCAATCAGAATATTCTTGGAATCCAAATGATAATTTCGCTAATTTTGTTAAGATTGGCGATGTGGTCGAATCAGCCGTGTTATTAGTAGATGTTAAAAAGAAAAAGATCAGCTTAAGTAGAAAAGCATTATTTGACAACCCATGGAAAAATGTTTCATTTAAACGTGGAGAAAATGTTGAAGTCAAAGTGATTGAAATCATTACTGATAAAGGCATGAATGTTGAAGCTAAAGGTGTTGTAGGCTTTATTCCTGTATCTGAATTATCAACAGAAAGAGTCAACAAAATCGAAGATTTATTTGCAGTAGGTGATACTATGCAAGCAAGAGTAATCGATGTAAATCCAAAAGAATGGTATTTAAAGTTATCGGTTAAACAAATTGCAGAGGATTCATTAAGAAGTGAGTATGAACAATATTTAACACATGACGAAGAAGCAACGACAACCATCGGTGACTTATTCGAAAATTTATTAACTGAAAAAGACAAAAAATAA
- a CDS encoding pseudouridine synthase — protein MIEDKVLEKEKHVYYLMNKPTGVVTTVKDEKNRKTVVDLLDEVDKRYRVFPVGRLDFDTAGLLLLTNDGNLNYFLTKPDFGVRKTYLARVEGLVNKHIIRQLKAGVRIENNYLTKKAEARLEEVKVKENSSLVRITITEGKNRQVRQMFEALGYPVKNLTRVEYDFLTLDGVQRGSYRELSIHEVKKLYAHTKKTKI, from the coding sequence ATGATAGAAGACAAAGTCTTAGAAAAAGAAAAACACGTTTATTATCTTATGAACAAACCTACGGGTGTCGTCACAACGGTTAAAGACGAAAAAAATCGTAAAACGGTTGTTGATTTATTAGATGAAGTTGATAAGAGGTACCGTGTGTTTCCGGTTGGAAGACTTGACTTTGACACCGCAGGGTTGCTGTTGTTAACTAACGATGGCAATTTAAATTATTTTTTAACGAAGCCTGACTTTGGCGTAAGAAAAACATATTTAGCACGCGTTGAAGGTTTGGTAAATAAACACATCATTCGCCAACTAAAAGCAGGTGTTAGAATTGAGAATAATTACCTAACTAAAAAGGCAGAAGCAAGATTAGAAGAAGTAAAAGTAAAAGAGAATTCATCTCTTGTGCGTATTACAATCACAGAAGGGAAAAATAGACAAGTCAGACAAATGTTTGAAGCGCTAGGATACCCTGTTAAGAATTTAACGCGTGTTGAATACGATTTCTTAACACTCGATGGTGTTCAAAGAGGTTCATATCGAGAGCTTTCAATTCATGAAGTGAAAAAATTGTATGCGCATACAAAAAAGACAAAAATATAA
- the efp gene encoding elongation factor P — protein MISTSDFKTGLTISFDGNIYQIIEFMHVKPGKGAAFVRSKLRNLRTGSVIDYTFNASEKVDRAQIDKTRMQYLYVNGDAHVFMNMETYEQIELTQAQIAYESKFIFEGMEVDVMFYNEIEVLGVILPDKVVLEVTETVPGVKGDTKTNALKDAIVQTGLLVKVPMFIEQGEKIIVSTQDGSYVSRDK, from the coding sequence ATGATTAGTACAAGTGATTTTAAAACAGGATTAACAATTAGTTTTGATGGTAACATCTATCAAATCATCGAATTTATGCACGTTAAACCAGGTAAAGGTGCTGCATTCGTTCGTTCTAAATTAAGAAATTTAAGAACAGGTTCTGTGATTGACTACACATTTAATGCAAGTGAAAAAGTTGATCGTGCACAAATTGACAAAACCAGAATGCAATATTTATACGTTAATGGGGATGCTCACGTTTTCATGAACATGGAAACTTACGAACAAATCGAACTGACACAAGCGCAAATCGCATATGAAAGTAAGTTTATATTTGAAGGTATGGAAGTTGATGTTATGTTCTATAACGAAATTGAAGTACTTGGTGTTATCTTACCAGACAAAGTCGTATTAGAAGTAACTGAAACTGTGCCTGGCGTCAAAGGAGACACAAAAACAAACGCTTTAAAAGACGCGATCGTTCAAACAGGGCTATTAGTAAAAGTCCCAATGTTCATTGAACAAGGCGAAAAAATCATCGTTAGTACACAAGATGGTTCCTACGTTTCAAGAGATAAATAA
- a CDS encoding type II 3-dehydroquinate dehydratase, with protein sequence MKALIINGPNLNMLGKRNQTHYGSLTLSELNELIKKTYPSIDFEFVQSNSESVLIDLLQTNDNYDFMLMNPGAFAHYSIALRDAFEIVTKPKGICHLSDIRLREEFRHIDLFEALADVYVKGLKEQSYLQAIEMLTKKI encoded by the coding sequence ATGAAAGCCTTAATCATTAATGGTCCTAATTTAAATATGCTTGGAAAGCGTAATCAAACACATTATGGTAGTCTGACATTAAGTGAGTTAAACGAATTGATTAAAAAAACTTACCCATCAATTGATTTTGAGTTTGTTCAATCGAATTCCGAATCGGTTCTAATTGATTTATTACAAACAAACGATAACTATGATTTTATGTTAATGAATCCAGGGGCTTTTGCACATTATAGCATCGCACTAAGAGATGCATTTGAGATTGTAACAAAGCCAAAAGGTATCTGTCACCTTAGTGACATAAGGTTGCGTGAAGAATTTAGACATATCGATTTGTTTGAAGCACTTGCAGATGTTTATGTAAAAGGACTTAAAGAACAAAGCTATCTACAAGCGATTGAAATGTTAACCAAAAAAATATGA
- a CDS encoding shikimate kinase, translated as MNIYLIGMPGSGKTTVGKSLAQKLAYTFVDLDAQIERNALMFIDEIFDKYGEQTFRKLETEALIEVKSCDQMVVSTGGGIVTNNENKEHFNGVVVYLNTELDVIEKRIKNDFPRPLLQQQSLDQLFNKRMMSYIFFADVIVDNDHQLEKTVETIISRLKEEGYLK; from the coding sequence ATGAATATCTATTTAATTGGTATGCCGGGGAGTGGAAAAACCACCGTAGGAAAATCATTAGCACAAAAACTGGCTTATACGTTTGTTGATTTAGATGCACAAATCGAACGCAATGCCTTAATGTTTATCGATGAAATATTTGACAAATATGGCGAACAAACGTTTCGAAAATTAGAGACCGAAGCGTTAATTGAAGTGAAATCTTGTGACCAAATGGTGGTATCGACCGGTGGTGGGATTGTTACTAATAATGAAAATAAAGAGCATTTTAATGGCGTAGTCGTCTATCTAAATACTGAACTAGATGTCATTGAAAAACGCATTAAAAATGATTTTCCAAGGCCGTTATTGCAACAACAAAGTTTGGATCAACTTTTTAATAAGCGAATGATGAGTTATATTTTCTTTGCAGATGTCATTGTCGATAATGATCATCAGTTAGAAAAAACAGTAGAAACAATCATCTCAAGGTTAAAAGAAGAGGGGTATTTAAAATGA
- the miaA gene encoding tRNA (adenosine(37)-N6)-dimethylallyltransferase MiaA has protein sequence MKKVIVLCGPTAVGKTAISIELAKHLSAEIISGDSVQVYKRLDVGSAKIKGDEKQGVIHHLIDIKEPNETYDVAQFQTMSRALIDKIKVPMIVGGTGLYIKAVIDNYEFYAPKYDIKDESMYDSYSNEALHELLKSKDAKTANELHQNNRRRIIRAILQADSNVKRSELVKKDERLYDALVIYLTMPREQLYERINLRVDQMVNEGFVEEAFHLYQEGITLNILGYRELNAYFEGSISLEEALIEIKKKTRHLAKRQETWFKHQMDATIINVNHNELNQTIEALKIRCNQFLKE, from the coding sequence ATGAAAAAAGTGATTGTTTTATGTGGACCTACCGCGGTCGGAAAAACCGCGATTTCAATCGAATTAGCTAAACACCTGAGTGCTGAAATCATTAGTGGTGACTCTGTACAGGTTTACAAACGATTAGATGTAGGATCTGCCAAAATCAAGGGTGATGAAAAACAAGGGGTAATTCATCACTTAATCGATATCAAAGAGCCAAACGAAACCTACGATGTGGCTCAGTTTCAAACGATGTCTAGAGCTTTAATTGATAAAATCAAGGTACCAATGATTGTTGGTGGCACGGGACTATACATCAAAGCCGTCATCGATAATTATGAGTTTTATGCACCAAAATACGATATAAAAGATGAATCGATGTACGATTCCTATTCAAATGAAGCACTACACGAACTTTTAAAATCCAAAGATGCAAAGACAGCGAATGAACTGCATCAAAACAATCGAAGACGTATCATTCGTGCCATACTTCAAGCGGATTCAAACGTTAAACGAAGTGAGTTAGTTAAGAAGGATGAACGACTCTATGATGCACTTGTTATTTATTTGACAATGCCTCGTGAACAGTTATACGAACGTATTAACTTGAGGGTCGACCAAATGGTTAATGAGGGATTTGTTGAAGAAGCGTTTCACCTCTATCAAGAAGGAATCACTCTAAATATCTTAGGGTATCGTGAATTAAATGCCTACTTTGAAGGCTCGATAAGCTTAGAAGAAGCACTAATTGAAATCAAAAAGAAGACAAGACATTTAGCTAAAAGACAAGAAACTTGGTTTAAACATCAAATGGATGCGACCATAATAAACGTTAATCACAATGAGCTAAATCAAACGATTGAAGCACTGAAAATCAGGTGCAATCAATTCTTAAAGGAGTAA
- the mutL gene encoding DNA mismatch repair endonuclease MutL, translated as MARIIKLDERLSNMIAAGEVVSRPASALKELIENAIDAEATSIEIHIKDYGLGEIKVIDNGVGMDKDDIHLAFFRHATSKIKNEYDLAHIKSLGFRGEAIPSIASVSKLTIKSKTNDGSGYQVTYHGGKLYSDGSSALNEGTEVIVNDLFYNVPARLKYIKSPQTELAYIQEVVDEAMLSNPEVRFILTHEDKVLKQSFGDKSYPNLFAQIHGKEIGRTLEKATINENDIRIDAFLASPTYNKAKKNDITILVNGRTIKNYLLINAVVEGYHTYIMVNRYPIAVIRITIDPSLIDVNVHPQKREIKLSNEYVLASMIRKLIYQTLTKKPRIIEDVLKPMDSATENYKQLSGFEDALLTIKEEQLPKLGPTDYVEYKSNGNQEIINDINNFEEQKVEFNEVKRGIPDFDYVGTYAGTYLLFQNKEGLFLVDQHAAAERIRYEIYYKKLGEPSQTRKQLLVPHLYDFRANEKNMIDSNQTLFQKLGLLFEPFGQNSYHLREIPIWLDEKDLDYMIYGMIEELDRYQTIDLSRLRDQLAKDISCKGAIKANKALNSDEIYHLMSELRNCENPYFCPHGRPIIISFSLYEIEKKFKRIV; from the coding sequence ATGGCTAGAATTATCAAACTTGATGAACGATTATCAAATATGATTGCCGCTGGTGAAGTGGTTTCAAGACCCGCTTCAGCACTAAAAGAACTCATTGAAAATGCCATCGATGCAGAGGCAACCTCGATTGAAATTCACATCAAAGATTATGGTTTAGGTGAAATAAAAGTCATTGATAATGGCGTAGGAATGGATAAAGATGATATCCATCTAGCCTTTTTTAGACATGCGACATCTAAAATTAAAAATGAATATGATTTAGCACATATTAAAAGCTTGGGTTTCCGAGGTGAGGCGATTCCTTCGATTGCGTCGGTTTCGAAACTGACAATCAAATCAAAAACGAACGATGGCTCTGGCTATCAGGTGACCTATCATGGCGGAAAACTCTACTCTGATGGCTCAAGTGCTTTAAATGAAGGCACAGAGGTCATTGTTAACGATCTATTTTATAACGTACCAGCAAGACTCAAATACATCAAATCACCTCAAACAGAACTCGCATACATTCAGGAAGTTGTGGATGAAGCGATGCTTTCAAATCCAGAGGTTCGGTTTATATTGACACATGAAGATAAAGTCCTAAAACAATCTTTTGGTGACAAGAGCTATCCTAATTTATTTGCACAAATTCATGGAAAAGAAATAGGTAGGACGTTAGAAAAAGCAACAATCAATGAAAATGATATAAGAATCGATGCTTTTTTAGCCTCTCCAACCTATAATAAAGCCAAGAAAAACGATATTACGATTTTAGTCAATGGTCGAACGATTAAAAACTACTTGTTAATCAACGCGGTTGTCGAGGGCTATCACACCTACATCATGGTCAATAGATACCCGATTGCTGTGATTAGAATAACAATAGATCCATCCTTAATCGATGTCAACGTACACCCTCAAAAACGAGAGATTAAACTATCTAATGAGTACGTTTTGGCATCAATGATTCGAAAACTGATTTATCAAACGCTAACAAAAAAACCTAGAATCATTGAAGATGTCTTAAAGCCTATGGACTCAGCAACAGAAAACTATAAGCAACTCAGTGGATTTGAAGACGCTTTATTAACGATTAAAGAAGAGCAATTACCAAAATTAGGGCCAACCGATTATGTTGAATACAAATCAAATGGTAATCAAGAAATAATCAACGATATCAATAATTTTGAAGAACAAAAGGTTGAATTTAATGAAGTTAAACGAGGCATACCCGATTTTGATTACGTAGGGACTTATGCGGGTACCTATCTATTATTTCAAAATAAAGAAGGGTTGTTTTTAGTGGATCAGCACGCAGCTGCTGAACGAATTCGTTACGAAATTTATTATAAAAAACTTGGGGAGCCTTCACAAACTAGAAAACAACTACTTGTGCCACATCTTTATGATTTTAGAGCAAATGAAAAAAACATGATTGATTCAAATCAAACGCTATTTCAAAAGTTAGGGTTACTGTTTGAACCGTTTGGTCAAAACAGTTATCATTTAAGAGAAATACCCATTTGGCTTGATGAAAAAGACCTTGACTACATGATTTATGGCATGATTGAAGAGTTGGATCGATATCAAACCATTGACTTAAGTCGATTACGAGATCAACTCGCTAAGGACATCAGTTGCAAAGGTGCAATTAAAGCGAATAAAGCCTTGAACTCAGATGAAATATATCATTTAATGAGTGAACTTAGAAACTGTGAAAACCCCTATTTTTGCCCACATGGCAGACCAATCATAATTTCATTTTCACTGTATGAAATTGAAAAGAAGTTTAAACGAATCGTATGA